One segment of Candidatus Hydrogenedentota bacterium DNA contains the following:
- a CDS encoding sigma-54 dependent transcriptional regulator, whose amino-acid sequence MDTEHRVLVVDDEASMRELLEIILTNAGYGVATAPSVAKACEALEREIFDAVVTDLRIGADHFSGMKLLSWMHENTPAIPAIMITAHGSVETAIEAMKRGAADYVMKPFKNEEIRLVVARAIEQRNLVRENVALRKDQAARGRIENMIGESAAIAKVRDMIRRVASLPSTVAIHGESGSGKELVARAIHQLSGRASKPFIAINCGGIPETLLESELFGHKKGAFTGAVEDKEGLFVVANGGTLFLDEIGEMPLALQVKLLRVLDNSRVMPIGGTSEIRVDVRIISATNRDLEKMVGDNTFRKDLYYRLNVIPLRVPPLRERVDDIPLLARHFVAVHGERLGRRGLEIAPEAEAALCAFTWPGNVRELENVLERAVALCGNARIELADLPQNVRDFVAVPKTVPTELPAGGVDLESLVAELETNLIRQALHQGKYSQKRAAELLGLTPRSLRYRLRKYGLDAD is encoded by the coding sequence ATGGATACAGAGCATCGGGTGCTTGTGGTGGACGATGAAGCCAGCATGCGCGAATTGCTGGAAATCATCTTGACGAACGCGGGGTACGGCGTGGCCACGGCGCCCAGCGTCGCCAAGGCCTGCGAAGCGCTGGAGCGGGAAATCTTCGACGCTGTGGTGACCGATTTGCGCATCGGCGCCGACCATTTTTCGGGCATGAAACTGCTTTCGTGGATGCACGAAAACACGCCCGCGATCCCCGCCATCATGATTACCGCCCACGGTTCGGTCGAGACGGCCATCGAGGCGATGAAGCGCGGCGCCGCCGATTACGTCATGAAACCCTTCAAGAACGAGGAGATCCGCCTCGTCGTGGCGCGCGCCATCGAGCAGCGGAATCTCGTGCGCGAGAATGTGGCCCTGCGCAAGGATCAGGCCGCGCGCGGCAGGATCGAAAACATGATCGGGGAAAGCGCGGCCATCGCCAAAGTGCGCGACATGATCCGCCGCGTCGCGTCGCTGCCCAGCACGGTGGCGATCCACGGCGAGAGTGGTTCCGGCAAGGAACTTGTCGCACGGGCCATTCATCAGCTCAGCGGCCGCGCGTCGAAGCCCTTCATCGCGATCAATTGCGGGGGCATACCCGAAACGTTGCTCGAAAGCGAATTGTTCGGCCACAAGAAAGGCGCGTTCACCGGCGCGGTCGAGGACAAAGAAGGCCTGTTCGTCGTGGCGAACGGCGGCACGCTATTTCTGGACGAAATCGGCGAGATGCCGCTCGCGCTGCAGGTCAAACTGCTGCGCGTGCTCGATAACAGCCGCGTCATGCCCATTGGCGGCACCAGCGAAATCCGGGTGGACGTCCGCATCATCTCCGCGACCAATCGGGACCTCGAAAAGATGGTCGGGGACAACACGTTCCGAAAAGATCTCTACTATCGTCTCAACGTCATTCCCCTGCGCGTGCCGCCCCTGCGCGAGCGGGTTGACGACATCCCGCTGCTTGCACGTCATTTTGTCGCCGTACACGGCGAGCGCCTCGGACGGCGCGGGCTAGAAATCGCGCCCGAGGCGGAAGCGGCGCTGTGCGCGTTCACATGGCCGGGCAATGTCCGCGAACTGGAAAACGTCCTCGAACGCGCGGTTGCCCTGTGCGGAAACGCCCGCATCGAACTGGCCGATCTGCCGCAGAACGTGCGCGATTTCGTGGCCGTGCCCAAGACGGTTCCCACGGAACTGCCGGCGGGCGGCGTCGATCTCGAATCGCTGGTCGCGGAACTGGAAACGAACCTCATTCGGCAGGCGCTGCACCAAGGCAAATACTCGCAAAAGCGCGCGGCGGAACTCTTGGGCCTCACGCCGCGATCCCTGCGGTATCGCCTGCGAAAATACGGCCTCGACGCGGATTGA